The Herbiconiux sp. SALV-R1 nucleotide sequence AGTCGGCACACGCGGCCAAGCGATCCGTGTGTTCTACAAGACAGGCGGACACGTTGATGTCGCGCCGGTCTTCTTCCGGGGCAACGATGTCTACCATCTGCCTGACGGGTCGGGTGGATGGATCCTGACTGCTCCGACCATCGCGAACACATGGTACGGCGACAAAAACAAGGCATTGAACTACCACCTGAGCGCGGTGGTGAGACTGGCGAAGGCCTGGAACCGTGCGCACTCGAAGCGGTTTCGTTCGTTCCACCTCGAGACTGTCGCTGCCTCTACGTTCAGCTCTCTGGGGGGTAACTACAGAGAAGCGCTCCAGAAGTTCTTCGAGTGGGCACCGAACAGGTTGTACGTGAACGATCCGGGCGGATACAGCGGAGACCTGAGTTCGTACCTCACGTCGACCGGCCGGCACAACCTGGTCGAAGGCCTCAATGCGGCCGCGGACCGAGCGCGGAAAGCCAACGAGGCGGAGGCTCGCGGCGACCACGCCGAGGCGAAGCGGCTATGGCGAATCGTCCTCGGAACGAGTTTCCCGAGCTAGTCAATGGTTCACAGTCCGGCCCCGAGGAGTCCTTCGATGAGCGCACCATACGTCTCGATCAAGCGACTGGTTGATAACTCGCTCGCCGCGATGCTCGCGGCCGTCGAGGTGTATAACAAGCCGCAGATGACCTATCGCGACGAAGTCACTGTCATGCTCATTGTCAACGCGTGGGAATTGGCTCTGAAGGCCACCCTGCGGCAGAAGAATCGATCGATCTTCTATCCGAAGAAGCGCGGCGAACGCTATCGGTCAATCGCGATCGACGACGCGCTTGGTCGTGTCACCGCCAGCAAGCTGTGGCCGGCGGACATCGATGGCCCTGCCGTCATGGCGAACGTCAAAGCACTAACCCAGTACCGAGATCGGGCGATCCATCTCTACAACGCGCAAGGTCTCGGTGCGGTAATCTACCCGTTCCTGCAGCAGAACATCCTGAACTACCGGGACTTGATGGTCGCCAAGTTCAAGAAGGACCTTGCCGCTTCAATGACGTGGCAGCTGCTGCCGCTCGGTGCGACGGCGCCAGCTGATGCTGTGCAGTTCATGAAGGTCGACAAGAACGCCACGATGGTTGCCGAAGTCGAGGACTTTATTACCGAGCTTCGTCACCTAATGGACGACGCCCATGCGGCAGGCGGCGACATGAGACGTGTGGCCACGGTCTACGACATCCACATGCAGTCGCAGAAGAAGATGAGCAGCGCGGATCTCGTGGTTGCAGTCTCGCCTACCGCTGACGGCCAGATTGCGATCCGCAAGACCGACCCCAACCAGACGCATCCGTTCAGTGCGACCAAGTTGCTCGAGAAGGTCAACGAGAAGCGCACCGGGCGCAAGCTGACGAGTCGTGATCACCAGGCGCTGTGCTGGCAGGATCAGCTCCGCGAGAATCCGAAGTACGCCTGGAAGCACACCATCGGTGCTTCGCATTCGTGGTCCGGGGAGACTGTCTCGTACATGGCCTCGCTGACCGACGAGCAGTACGACGGTGCCCGAAAGGGCTACAGCGCGAGCCTTCGCGGAACCACGAAGTGACCGGTCTGACGCTCGAACCGATCCTGCGCCATTCGGGGATCGACCTCGCCGATGCGCTTGTGATTCGTCACGCCTACGTCGAAGAGCACGAAGACAGCGGCCTCCGGGGCATTCATGCGGATTCGACCGACGCTGAGATCCTTGCGTACACCAACAACCAGTCTGCGAGCAGCCGGAACTTCCCTGCTACGCCGCCGCGCTTCTGGGTGGTGTTCGTACGAGAAGGCGGCGATCGGGCACGTCTGTGGTCTGTGATGGAGAACCTGGGCGAGGTGTCCAACGACGGTGTGCGCCGCGTATTTGAGCTCGTCGAGTCCGCGAGGATGTCCGATTTGCGGCGACGTTTGGTAATCGGCTGGCGGCTCCCGCGTCGCTGGTGGATGTACGGCGCTGCAGCGGCGAGTTATCCGGTGATAGAGATCGCCGATGCCGAGCCAGTTCCCTTCCCGGGTTTCGATCGTCTCGTTCTCGACTACTCGCGTCTTCAAGCAGTGATGCGCGAACACCGTTACGCATCGTGGCGGACCGCGCTTTCGTCCGTCGTTGGCATCTACCTCGTCACCGATACCCGCGATGGCCGTCACTACGTCGGCAAAGCGGACGGCGCCGAGAGCGTGAGGCAGCGATGGAGTGTTTACGCAACGAACGGTCACGGCGGGAACGTCGAACTGCGCGGGCTGGATCCGGCTACCTTCCGCTACTCGCTCCTGCGAGTCTTCGACCCTTCGACCCCGGCGCGAGAGATTGATGCTGCCGAGAGTCACTTCAAGGTCGCTCTCGACTCAAGACAGCACGGTCTCAATCGCAACTGAAGGTTGAGGACATCAACGACCGAGCCAAGCGCGGAGGGCAACGCCCTCCATTGGGCAAGACCCGAAGAGTGAGCGGGGAAGGTGCACAAGAAGGTGGGGTTCTCGGACCCGTCCCGTGCCCACATCTTGCCCACAATTGGTCTCAAAACAGCATGATTCAGGCTCATCGACGTGATCTAAGAACTGCGGAATCACGCGGAAGTTGCGAGTTGGTAAGGGCGTCGCGGACCCGCCTAGCGAGTTCGAGTCCCCCCAGGGGGCGATGAATCGTGCGGTCTGCCGCCACAGCGAGGTGGCGAACTTAGTTCCGACCAGATGCCCCAGAAGATGGGGTCAGGCCCGCAGGTCGGGCCAGTCGTGGGGGAGGAGCTCGTCGAGGGTGACGCCGAGGACCTGAGCGAGGGCCATGATGTTGCGGAGGGAGGGGTTGGCGGGGGTGCCGGGCATGGATTCGCCGCGTTCGAACTTTTGGTAGGTGTAGCGGCTGAGGCCGGCGGCGTAGGCGACTGCTTCCTGGCTCAGGCCTCGGGCGTGGCGGTGGCGTTCGAGTGAGTGGCCGAGTTCTCGGGCGAAGTCGGGCCATGATCCGTTCGGAGTGCGGCGGGGCATTCGATCAGCTTTGCCGCGATGGCATCTAGGAATGGCCTCGTGTATATGGCATGATGGTGCGACCGGTCGGCGCTGCGAGGGCATCCCAGCGCGTTTTTGGCGGAGGAAGGTGGGACGATGCTTGAGGTGGAGGTGCGGCGCCGTCATGTGCGTCGATGTCGACGGTGCGATCTTCGAGTCGCGAGCGTCGAGATGGTGGCTGGGTGGAACGCGTGCTCTGAGGACTGCGCCGAGGAGCTTTCGAGGCGCTTGCGCGACGCGGAGGGCTTCTATGCGGTGTGGCTCGCGGTGCAGTTCCGCCGACGGTAGCCTGCGAGGCGATATCGGTAGGGGTTAGCGGGTCGGTCGGGAATGCGCGCGGGCGTCGGCCCGCGCGATCGTGGTGGCTCCGCGGATAGGAGGGGGATCGCATCGGAGCAAAGCGGGAGCCCGGTGCTGGCGCGCGGGCATGCACCTTCGCCGCCGAGGCGCGAGCGCAGCGTCAGGGCGTGGGAGTGGGCTGCAGGCGAGTGGCGAGGATGTATGCGGGGACGGCGCAGGTGACGACGATCAGGTGCATGCACATCAGGGACACCACGGCGGCGAGGTTCGTGCCCGGGATGACGGGGGCTGCCAGGAGCAGGAGATCGGGGATGAGGGTGAGCGCCGTGACGACGGGCACGAGGAGGCGGAGCACGCGACGGGGGTGGCGCGCGCGGGTCGTGACGAGGCGCCAGCCGATCCAGCCGACCGCGACGCCGATTACGGTGAAGAGGGCCTGCGCCGGGAGGGAGAGCGGGCCGTAGCCTGCGGGGGCGCCGAGGGTGACGCCCACCCAGGCGATGGTGGCGTTCAGGGCCACCGCTACGAGCGCGGCTGCAGCGAGCAGTAGCACTGTGCCCACGACGGGGTGGAGTCGGGAATGCGTGTCTGCGGTCGTCATCATGTTTCCCATCAAGCCGGTGGCTGTAATTACGGGTCTAGATAGAACCGTTATACAGATACGGTACCGCTGAGAACCGTTAAGTACAATGGCCCCATGTCGACGGATGCGCTCACCGGCCCCGGGCGCCCCCGCGACCCCGAGGTGGAGCGCAGCATCCTCACCGCCACCCAAGACCTGCTCATCGAGCGCGGCTACGGCGGCACCACCATCGCGGCCGTGGCCGCGCGAGCTCGTTGCGGGAAGTCGGCGATCTACCGCCGGTGGGACACCAAGGCCGCCCTGGTGGTGGCGGCGGTCGCCGCGACCCAGCAGAAGCGCGAGGTGCCCGACACCGGAAACCTCCGCGACGACCTCCTCGCCGCCGCCTCGCACTTCGCCGACTCGGGCGACCGGGCCGCGCTCGTGCTGTCGCGCATCCTGAGCGAGATCGGGCGCGACCCCGAGCTGTACCAGGCGGCGCGGGAGAGCATCGGCGGCCCGCCGGTCGCCGTGCTCGTCGCTGTCATCGAGCGCTGGACCGAGCGGGGGGTGGTGCCGAGCGGCATCCCGGTCGAGCTCATCGCCGGGATCGTGCCAACGGCGGCGTTCGGGAGCGTGACGCTGCGCCAGCGCGCGCTGGAGTTGCAGAGCATCCGCGAGCTCGTCGACTTCGTGCTCCTCCCTGCCCTGGCCCGATAAGCGGCCAAGAACGCGAGAAACCAGACGAGCAAGACGCCGTCGTTGCGATTACATGAGATGTATGATGTACTAGCACTCGCCGTCAGAACGACGGCCCTGTCGTCAAGGACGCCGACCAGAAAAGGACGCGCAATGGCATCACAGCATCGACGCTCTCGTCTCGCACTCCGCACCATCGCTCTCGCCGCCGGCATGGCCGCGGTCGCCGCGCTCAGCGCCTGCTCCAGCGGCTCGGGCGGCGGAGGCGGCTCCGACTACGGCTTCAACGCCGTCGAGCAAGACGCGAACGCCCCCCTCACCGTGTGGGTCGACTCCTCGCGCGAGCCGATCGCCAAGGCGTTCCAGGCAGCGAACCCCGACCTCACCGTGAACATCGAGACCTACGACGGCTCGGCCGGCGGCAGCGACTCGTTCAAGACCAAGGTCGCCCTCTTCGACCAGTCGGGTTCGGGATGGCCCGACGTCGTGTTCTCGACGCAGCAGAACGACACCTCGTGGGCGAGCAAGTCGAACAACGGCGCCGAGCCGTTCGCCGCCGTGCTCAACCAGGGGCTCCTCTCCGACGACTTCCTCGACGGCTTCACCGACGGCGCACTCACCCCGATGACCGTCGACGACAAGGTCTACGGCGTGCGCAACGACCTCGCCCCCGTCGTCTACTGGTACAACGACACCCTCATGAAGGAGTTCGGCTACGAGGTGCCGACGACCTGGGAAGAGTACGTGGCGCTCAGCGACAAGGTCGCTGCCGAGCATCCGGGATACATCCTCGGCTCGGTGGGCGACTCGTTCCAGGGCCCTTACATCTACTACTGGGGTGCCGAGGCCCCCGTCTTCCAGACCGAGGGCGACACCTTCACCAGCGACTTCTCCGACCCCAACTCCGAGAAGGTCACCGAGATGCTCGACCACATGATCGAGAACGGCACGCTCGTGAACGACTCCGTCTTCGGGGCCGACTTCGTGACGAAGTACAGCGACAAGGTGCTCGGGATGCCCGGCCCGGCCTGGTACGCCGGCGCCCTCTTCCAGAACCCCGACAGCCTGAACTCCCCGGCCGGCACCATCGGCGCAGCGGCCCCGCTGAGCTGGGAGGGTGAAGACAAGGTCACCGGCAACGTGGGTGGCGGCGTCTGGTACGGCTCGAGCCACTCCGCGAACCTCGAGGGCGTGGCGAAGTTCCTCGAGTTCGTCACGAGCTCCGACGACGCCGTGAAGCTCACCTCCGGTCTCCCCGCCTACCAGTCGGCTGCCGACACCTGGCTCACCGACCAGGCGAGCTCGGGCTTCTTCGTCGGCGACTTCAAGTCGGCCATCTCGACCGCGGCGTCGAGCGTGTGGGACGGCTGGGGCTTCCCCTCCTTCAGCCCCGAGACCGCGTACGCTTCGGTGGTCATCCCCGGCATCGCGGCCGGCAAGACCATGGCCGACCTGGCGCCCGACCTGCAGAAGGAATACCTCAACCAGGCCCAGGTGCAGGGCTACACCGTCAAGTAGATCCGATCCTGTGGATGCTGCGGCATCCACCGCGACGAAGGACACTCTCATCACTACAACCGTCACCGCTCCCGCCGCCGCCGCGGCCTCCTCGGAGGCCCGGCGGGGGCGGGAGCCCTCGTCTTCCCGCCGCCGCCGGCTGGATCGCTCGCAGAGCCGCATCGGCACGGTGTTCGTCTCCGGCTACGTGCTGCTCCTGCTCGCCTTCGGCGTGTTCCCCACCCTCTACGCCGTCTTCCTGTCGTTCACCAAAGACGGGTCGTTCGCCGGGCTCGACAACTTCATCAAGGTCTTCAACGACTACCGGTTCCTCCCGGCCGTGGCGCACGTCGCCATCTACCTCGTCTTCTACCTCGCCTCACTGCTCATCTTCGTCGTGCTGCTCGCGCTCCTCGTGCACGGCCTCGGCCGCCGGTGGCTGTCGTCGAGCTACCGCTTCGTCTATTACATTCCCGGGGCGCTCGCCGGAGCATCCAGCGTCATGCTGTGGCTGTTCCTCCTCGACCCGAGCGTCAGCCCGGTCGCCTTCCTCCTCCGGGCCCTCGGCTTCGACACCTTCGTGCAGACCGTGTCGATCGACAACCTGCCGATCATCTTCACCGTCATCGCCTTCTGGACGGGTGCCGGCGGCTGGATCGTCATCATGTACGGCGCCCTCAACAACATCTCCGGCGACGTGCTCGAGGCCGCCCGCATCGACGGTGCCGGGCCCGTGAAGACCGCCCTCCACATCCAGATCCCCCTCATGCGCAAGTGGATCTCGTACATGGCGATCATGTCGCTCGCCGCCGGAACCCAGCTCTTCGTCGAGCCCCGCGTGCTGTCGCAGGCCTCGAAGGGCGTCGTGCCGCCCGACTACTCCATCAACCAGCTCGCCTACCTGTTCGCCTTCCGGCAGGGCGACTTCAACGGATCCGCCGCGATCTCGCTCCTGCTGCTCCTCGTCGCCGGCGCCCTGTCGGCCGTGTTCGTCTTCCGAGGGGGACTCTTTGAACGCGATTGATCTCGCCACCGCCACCCGCCGACGCACCCGGGTAGCCGTGTCTCCCGCGCAGTGGATCACGAGGGTGCTGGTCACCGTCGTGCTGCTGTTCTTCGTCGTCTTCTTCGCCGTCCCCATCCTGTGGCTCCTCCTGGCGCCCACGAAGACGGCGGGTCAGCTACTTCTGGATGCGCCGTTCAGCTTCGGCGGCTTCGACACCCTGGCCTCGAACTGGAACGAGCTGATGCAGTTCCAAGACGGCATCGTCTGGGTCTGGATCGGCAACTCGGTGCTCTACACCGGCGCGGCACTGGTGGTGACGCTGCTGGTCACCATCCCGGCGGGCTACGCCCTGGCCCTCACCGACTTCAAGCTGCGCAAGACACTGCTGGTCGTCACGCTGATCGTGATGCTCATTCCGAGCACCGCGCTCGTGCTGCCGATCTTCCTCGAGATGTCGGCGCTGAAGCTCGTCGGCAACCCGCTCGCCGTCATCCTCCCGTTCTCGTTTTTCCCGTTCGGGGTGTACCTCACCTACATCTACTTCTCGACGAGCGTGTCGAAAGACCTGCTCGACGCCGCCCGCATGGACGGCGCGGGGGAGTGGCGCGTGTTCGCCCGGATCGCGATGCCACTCGCGACACCCGTGATCGCCCTGGTCGGCTTCTTCAACCTGGTCGGCAACTGGAACAACTACTTCCTGCCGTTCGTCATGGCGCCCGGCCGCAAGTCGCCCATTCAGGTCGGTCTCGCCGAGCTGCTGTCAAACGTGCCGCTGTTCAACCCCACGAGCTCGGCCTCGGTGACGATCACGCTCCCCGTGCTGGCTCTGGCGACCGTGGTCTCGGTGGCTCCCGTGCTCGTGATCTTCCTGTTCTCGCAGCGATTCCTGGTGACCGGCATGACCGCGGGCGGGACGAAGGAATGACGGATGCACACGCTCCCGTCAGGCGGTTCGGGATGGCCGCGCGGCTTGCGCCCGAGAAGAGGGCTGAGTACCTGGCGCTGCACGCGAACGTGTGGCCGCAGGTGGAGGCGACGATCACCGAGTGCGGCATCCGGAACTTCACGATCTTCGTGCTGGATGACGTGATTCTCGGGTATTACGAGTACGTCGGAGACGACTACGAGGCCGATCAGGCACGGATGGCGGAAGACCCCGAGACGCAGAAGTGGTGGTCGTACACGGCGCCGTGCCAGCTGCCGTTCCGCGAGGGGTCAGGCGCGCCGAACTGGGAGCAGTTCGCCGAGGTGTGGCACCAGGACTGACGCGCGGCCGCGGCTGACGCGCGGCCGGGCACTCTGGGCTGGCGACTCGAGCCGCCAGCTTCGCCCGCGACCCCTCAGGGGTTGCGGGCAGTCGGCTGACGGCGGCGCAGCCAGGCGTCCATGATGTGCGCCCGCATCGCCGCCTCGGCCCCCGCCGCATCGCCGGCCTCGATCGCCTCCAGCACCTTGCGGTGCTCGTCGAGGGTCTTGGCGAAGGCGTCGCGCGACGGGTTCGCCGTGAACCGGGCGGATTCGCGCGCACGCGAGAACAGCGAACGCGTGATGCTCTCGGCGAGGGGGATGCGCGACTGCTGCATCACCACGACGTGGAAGAGCATGTCAGCGTCGTTGTACTCGACCTCGTGGTCGATGGTCTCCTCCATGCGCTCGAAGGCGCTGCGCAGCTCGTCGAGCTCGTCATCGGAGCGGCGTGCGGCCGTTGCCGCCGCCATCGCCCCCTCGAGCGAGCTCCTCACAATGGCGAGATCGTCGAGCACGCCGAGCGAGGCGTCGTTCTCGAGCATGACCTGCAGCACCACCGGGTCGAGCACGTTCCACGACTCGCGCGTGCGAACCGTCGTTCCGCTGCCCTGGACGACGGCGACCAGGCCCTTCTCCTCGATCCGTTTGACGGACTCGCGCACGACGGTGCGGCTCACGCCGAAGTGGGAACTGAGCTCCGTCTCGATCGGCAGCATCGTTCCCTCGGCGATCTCGCCGGTGACGATCGCGGTGACCAGGTCGTGCACGACGGCGACGCCCAGTCGCGAGACCGGCGTGCGTGCGGCGGCACGATCGAAGACCCGCGACGAGCTGCCGGTCGCCCGAAGATCATTCATCTCAACATTCTAGATGCTGAGGGGTGCCGGCGTTGAGTCGGCCTCAGGCGCGTCTGCCGTGAGCATCAGGCCCGCGCGGACGGGGCGTACGTGAGGGCCGGCGGCCTGCATCCAATCGCCTTGTTCGCGAGCGGACTCGATGGCCGCCTCGTCGATGCGCAGGCCGGCACCGGGGGCGTCGCCCAGCACGATGCCCCCGTCGACGAACTCCTCGTCGACGACGACCCCGAAGGGCGCCGCGAGATCTTGCACCTCGGCCGTCAGGTGGTTCGGCACCGAGGCGGCGGCATGGGTGACGGCGGGGTTGCTCGTCAGGCCGACCGGGCTGATCGGTAGGTCGCGCGCGTGCGCGGCGTAGGCCAGTCGGATGAAGTGGGTGATTCCCCACACGGCGCCCGACTGCACGATGTCGACACCGCCGAGGTCGAACAGGCTGCGGAACTGCTCGAGACCCGTGAGGTTCTCGCCCGTGGCGACCGCCGCGTTCACGGCCCGCGAGAGGCGGGCGTGGCCGTGGGCATCCCAGCGGCGCAGCGGCTCCTCGATCCAGGTGAGATCGACCTCGGCTTCGACGGCGCTGACGTATCGCACCGCCTGCTTGAGGTTCCACGACTCGTTCGCGTCGAGCATGAGGGCGGGGCGTGCCGTGTTGCGGGCGAGGGCGCCCCGCACGATGTCGAGCCGGCGCAAATCGGTCTCGACGTCGCGCCCGCCCTTGAGCTTGCCGCTCGTGAAACCGCGGTCGGCCATCGACTCGTAGAAGTCCGCCAGCCGCTCGTCGCTCAGCGCGATGTCGAGACCGGATGCGTAGCCGGGCACGAAGCGGTCGGTGGCTCCGAGTAGGCGCCAGAGCGGTTCGCCGACCAGCTTCGCCTTGATGTCCCAGAGTGCGGCGTCGAAGGTGGCGACGCCGCCGAAGGTGGCACCGTTGTGGCCTGCCTTGAAGACGTGGGCGAGCATCCGGTCGTAGAGGGCGGAGACGCCGCGGGGGTCTTGGCCCTCGAGGGCGGGGAAGATACGCGCCAGGTCGTGGTCGGAGCCGAGCGCGACGCCCTCGACGCCCTCGTCGGTCTCGATGATGACGACCGGAACCTCGGTGATGCCGGATGCGATGAAGCCGTTGACGTCGCCCACCGGTCGCCCCCAGTCACGGTGGGTGCGAACGGTTCGGTAGCCCGTGATTTTCATATCGTCCTTGACATCGGTGAAGCGGATTCAGGATAGAGCATACATCATATGAACGATGAACCACCAGCTCGCGTCAGCGACCGAGCCAGCCCCCGTCGACGGGGATTACGATGCCGTCGACGTAGTCGGACGCGGGCGACGCGAGGAACACCGTCGCGCCGGCGAGATCGCTCGCCTCGCCCCAGCGGCCCGCCGGGATGCGCGCCAGGATCGCCTCCGACCGCTCGGCGTCGGCGCGGAGGGCTTCGGTGTTGTCTGTGGCGATGTAGCCGGGGGCGATCGCGTTCACGTTGACGCCCCGCACCGACCACTCGTTCGACAGAGCCTTCGTGAGGCCCGCGATTCCCGATTTCGCCGCCGTGTAGCCCGGTACGTTGATGCCGCCCTGAAAGCTCAGCAGCGAGGCCGTGAAGATGATCTTGCCGCGGCCCCGCGCCAGCATCTGCGGCACCACGGCCTGAGTGAGCGCGAATTGGCTGGTGAGGTTCACCTGCAGCACGCGGTCCCAGGAGGAGAGCGGATGCTCGGCCGCCGGCGCCCGTTCGATGACCCCGGCATTGTTCACCAGGATGTCGACCCGGCGGCTCGCCAGGGTCTGACCCAGCTCGGACACGGCATCGGGGTCGGCGAAGTCGCAGGCGATGCCCTCGAAGCGGCGGCCGGCGCCCAGCACCGCGCTCTCGATCTCGCTGCCCGAGGCGGGCTGGGAGGCGCTCACTCCGATGATGTCGGCACCGGCCTCGGCGAGGGCGAGGGCCATGGCGAAGCCGATGCCGCGCCGTGCCCCGGTGACCACGGCGGTGGTTCCGGTGAGGTCGAACAGGCCGCTCATCGGGTGCCCGCCACGTCGACGAGGATCTTCATCGCCCTTCCCGACTCCAGGTCGGCGAAGGCTTCGGCGGTCTTCTCGAGCGGGACGACGCGTGTGATCAGCCGCTCGGCGGGGATCACCCCGTCGGCGATCAGCTGCACGGCCGTCTCGAAGTCGGCCCGCTGGTAGACGCGGGCGCCCAGGATGCGCAGCTCGCGCCAGAAGACGCGCTGCAGGTCGATCGGGCGCGGCGTGGGGTGGATGGCGACGACCACGAGGGTGCCGCGCACCTTCGCCAGGTCGGTGGCCCCGAGCACGGCGGCGGCCGCGCCCGACACCTCGAACACCACGTCGGCGCCGGCCCCGTCGGTCCACTCCTCGACGGCCTCGCGCTGGTCGTGTTCGCGCGGGTCGAGGGTGGAGAAGCCGAGCGCGGCGATCTGCGCGCGCCG carries:
- a CDS encoding DUF3644 domain-containing protein — its product is MSAPYVSIKRLVDNSLAAMLAAVEVYNKPQMTYRDEVTVMLIVNAWELALKATLRQKNRSIFYPKKRGERYRSIAIDDALGRVTASKLWPADIDGPAVMANVKALTQYRDRAIHLYNAQGLGAVIYPFLQQNILNYRDLMVAKFKKDLAASMTWQLLPLGATAPADAVQFMKVDKNATMVAEVEDFITELRHLMDDAHAAGGDMRRVATVYDIHMQSQKKMSSADLVVAVSPTADGQIAIRKTDPNQTHPFSATKLLEKVNEKRTGRKLTSRDHQALCWQDQLRENPKYAWKHTIGASHSWSGETVSYMASLTDEQYDGARKGYSASLRGTTK
- a CDS encoding GIY-YIG nuclease family protein; this translates as MTGLTLEPILRHSGIDLADALVIRHAYVEEHEDSGLRGIHADSTDAEILAYTNNQSASSRNFPATPPRFWVVFVREGGDRARLWSVMENLGEVSNDGVRRVFELVESARMSDLRRRLVIGWRLPRRWWMYGAAAASYPVIEIADAEPVPFPGFDRLVLDYSRLQAVMREHRYASWRTALSSVVGIYLVTDTRDGRHYVGKADGAESVRQRWSVYATNGHGGNVELRGLDPATFRYSLLRVFDPSTPAREIDAAESHFKVALDSRQHGLNRN
- a CDS encoding helix-turn-helix domain-containing protein; this translates as MPRRTPNGSWPDFARELGHSLERHRHARGLSQEAVAYAAGLSRYTYQKFERGESMPGTPANPSLRNIMALAQVLGVTLDELLPHDWPDLRA
- a CDS encoding DUF6069 family protein encodes the protein MMTTADTHSRLHPVVGTVLLLAAAALVAVALNATIAWVGVTLGAPAGYGPLSLPAQALFTVIGVAVGWIGWRLVTTRARHPRRVLRLLVPVVTALTLIPDLLLLAAPVIPGTNLAAVVSLMCMHLIVVTCAVPAYILATRLQPTPTP
- a CDS encoding TetR/AcrR family transcriptional regulator encodes the protein MSTDALTGPGRPRDPEVERSILTATQDLLIERGYGGTTIAAVAARARCGKSAIYRRWDTKAALVVAAVAATQQKREVPDTGNLRDDLLAAASHFADSGDRAALVLSRILSEIGRDPELYQAARESIGGPPVAVLVAVIERWTERGVVPSGIPVELIAGIVPTAAFGSVTLRQRALELQSIRELVDFVLLPALAR
- a CDS encoding ABC transporter substrate-binding protein translates to MASQHRRSRLALRTIALAAGMAAVAALSACSSGSGGGGGSDYGFNAVEQDANAPLTVWVDSSREPIAKAFQAANPDLTVNIETYDGSAGGSDSFKTKVALFDQSGSGWPDVVFSTQQNDTSWASKSNNGAEPFAAVLNQGLLSDDFLDGFTDGALTPMTVDDKVYGVRNDLAPVVYWYNDTLMKEFGYEVPTTWEEYVALSDKVAAEHPGYILGSVGDSFQGPYIYYWGAEAPVFQTEGDTFTSDFSDPNSEKVTEMLDHMIENGTLVNDSVFGADFVTKYSDKVLGMPGPAWYAGALFQNPDSLNSPAGTIGAAAPLSWEGEDKVTGNVGGGVWYGSSHSANLEGVAKFLEFVTSSDDAVKLTSGLPAYQSAADTWLTDQASSGFFVGDFKSAISTAASSVWDGWGFPSFSPETAYASVVIPGIAAGKTMADLAPDLQKEYLNQAQVQGYTVK
- a CDS encoding carbohydrate ABC transporter permease, whose product is MDAAASTATKDTLITTTVTAPAAAAASSEARRGREPSSSRRRRLDRSQSRIGTVFVSGYVLLLLAFGVFPTLYAVFLSFTKDGSFAGLDNFIKVFNDYRFLPAVAHVAIYLVFYLASLLIFVVLLALLVHGLGRRWLSSSYRFVYYIPGALAGASSVMLWLFLLDPSVSPVAFLLRALGFDTFVQTVSIDNLPIIFTVIAFWTGAGGWIVIMYGALNNISGDVLEAARIDGAGPVKTALHIQIPLMRKWISYMAIMSLAAGTQLFVEPRVLSQASKGVVPPDYSINQLAYLFAFRQGDFNGSAAISLLLLLVAGALSAVFVFRGGLFERD
- a CDS encoding carbohydrate ABC transporter permease, with translation MNAIDLATATRRRTRVAVSPAQWITRVLVTVVLLFFVVFFAVPILWLLLAPTKTAGQLLLDAPFSFGGFDTLASNWNELMQFQDGIVWVWIGNSVLYTGAALVVTLLVTIPAGYALALTDFKLRKTLLVVTLIVMLIPSTALVLPIFLEMSALKLVGNPLAVILPFSFFPFGVYLTYIYFSTSVSKDLLDAARMDGAGEWRVFARIAMPLATPVIALVGFFNLVGNWNNYFLPFVMAPGRKSPIQVGLAELLSNVPLFNPTSSASVTITLPVLALATVVSVAPVLVIFLFSQRFLVTGMTAGGTKE
- a CDS encoding L-rhamnose mutarotase, with translation MAARLAPEKRAEYLALHANVWPQVEATITECGIRNFTIFVLDDVILGYYEYVGDDYEADQARMAEDPETQKWWSYTAPCQLPFREGSGAPNWEQFAEVWHQD
- a CDS encoding FadR/GntR family transcriptional regulator, with product MNDLRATGSSSRVFDRAAARTPVSRLGVAVVHDLVTAIVTGEIAEGTMLPIETELSSHFGVSRTVVRESVKRIEEKGLVAVVQGSGTTVRTRESWNVLDPVVLQVMLENDASLGVLDDLAIVRSSLEGAMAAATAARRSDDELDELRSAFERMEETIDHEVEYNDADMLFHVVVMQQSRIPLAESITRSLFSRARESARFTANPSRDAFAKTLDEHRKVLEAIEAGDAAGAEAAMRAHIMDAWLRRRQPTARNP
- a CDS encoding mandelate racemase/muconate lactonizing enzyme family protein, with translation MGDVNGFIASGITEVPVVIIETDEGVEGVALGSDHDLARIFPALEGQDPRGVSALYDRMLAHVFKAGHNGATFGGVATFDAALWDIKAKLVGEPLWRLLGATDRFVPGYASGLDIALSDERLADFYESMADRGFTSGKLKGGRDVETDLRRLDIVRGALARNTARPALMLDANESWNLKQAVRYVSAVEAEVDLTWIEEPLRRWDAHGHARLSRAVNAAVATGENLTGLEQFRSLFDLGGVDIVQSGAVWGITHFIRLAYAAHARDLPISPVGLTSNPAVTHAAASVPNHLTAEVQDLAAPFGVVVDEEFVDGGIVLGDAPGAGLRIDEAAIESAREQGDWMQAAGPHVRPVRAGLMLTADAPEADSTPAPLSI
- a CDS encoding SDR family oxidoreductase; the encoded protein is MSGLFDLTGTTAVVTGARRGIGFAMALALAEAGADIIGVSASQPASGSEIESAVLGAGRRFEGIACDFADPDAVSELGQTLASRRVDILVNNAGVIERAPAAEHPLSSWDRVLQVNLTSQFALTQAVVPQMLARGRGKIIFTASLLSFQGGINVPGYTAAKSGIAGLTKALSNEWSVRGVNVNAIAPGYIATDNTEALRADAERSEAILARIPAGRWGEASDLAGATVFLASPASDYVDGIVIPVDGGWLGR